A single region of the Streptomyces vilmorinianum genome encodes:
- a CDS encoding Lrp/AsnC family transcriptional regulator, translated as MTDEQMADDWERALAPGAPPGGAPQGPAARPLDAIDRDILRILQTDGRASIRSVAERVHVSRANAYARINRLIDDGVIRGFSARVNHERAGQGASAYITLKIVQNSWRTVRKQLQALPGAAHIALVSGDFDVLLLVHTPDNRTLRELVLTKLQAIPEVLSTRTLLVFEETDLDPDH; from the coding sequence CGGGCCCTTGCCCCGGGTGCGCCCCCCGGCGGGGCTCCCCAGGGGCCCGCGGCCCGCCCACTGGACGCCATCGACCGCGACATCCTGCGCATTCTGCAGACGGACGGACGCGCCTCGATACGCTCCGTGGCCGAGCGGGTGCATGTCTCGCGGGCCAATGCCTACGCGCGGATCAACCGGCTCATCGACGACGGGGTGATCCGCGGCTTCAGCGCCCGGGTCAACCACGAGCGCGCGGGCCAGGGCGCCTCCGCCTACATCACGCTCAAGATCGTCCAGAACTCCTGGCGTACCGTGCGCAAGCAGCTCCAGGCCCTGCCCGGAGCCGCCCACATCGCACTGGTCAGCGGAGACTTCGACGTCCTGCTCCTGGTCCACACCCCCGACAACCGGACGCTGCGCGAGCTGGTGCTCACCAAGCTCCAGGCGATCCCCGAGGTGCTCTCCACCCGCACGCTTCTGGTCTTCGAGGAGACGGACCTCGATCCGGACCACTGA